From the genome of Fusarium keratoplasticum isolate Fu6.1 chromosome 11, whole genome shotgun sequence, one region includes:
- a CDS encoding Zn(2)-C6 fungal-type domain-containing protein, protein MSPSGESAVETRLNRTCEGCRRRKIKCITDPSETDLVSKRCTRCTKLDLDCVFHAPATKRRRRRNETRIRELEQKLEEVQRSVAREQRAELWTPSTSEASTTPASANEQLLAPSRIPAPSPGRPVSREIPDQLPAKEDPVARGVIEESLAEELCVQFCTELLPRYPLILPPVPLSWRALQRHRPALFRAVLATASSSFKPSLWKSLFQDAERYVMEQAMIFGRKSLDLIQAALVLATWSHPPDRFQDLNFGQFVNIAATMVIDLRSSNDKRYQIPSSDSEAAQTGEYLEAARTFSACYLLCSSIAMAFRRPNTLRWGSWVRDCTNILDPRSIAHIGDRRLAAWIRLQRLAEESLTMVGLDEGSSINFSDSRTRLILKGGFERVKEWRQNLPDDIMTETLEIHHYMILLNFCEPGLYDNHELQDFRPPYAIHTLPSTDVFTRDSPQFVDARIECLDIAHNLINMFLRLAGDGLRQVPVIVFTRMMYAVVVIIKLEVFNRPSSEVGYMSKGDHMSAIDMLRRILACLATAADGSRFRVPATFHAVLQRLLSRCGESFSRLHMGQDEIIEPLMNLQVDESRHERSITPPAISRPPAPDHQVFAIDPALHNMEVPSFQDPSTPFNDLFQSAPDDAAAMMFWNSFLGDGYFPMNPEQGGCDNGMIHY, encoded by the exons ATGAGCCCTTCAGGAGAGAGCGCGGTGGAGACACGCCTTAACCGCACCTGCGAG GGGTGTAGGAGGAGGAAGATTAAGTGCATTACAGATCCCTCCGAGACGGACCTCGTGTCGAAAAGATGCACTCGATGCACCAAGCTGGACCTCGACTGTGTGTTCCACGCTCCCGCGACAAAGAGGAGACGAAGACGCAATGAGACGAGGATTCGCGAGCTTGAgcagaagctcgaggaggttcAGCGATCTGTTGCGAGAGAGCAGAGAGCGGAACTTTGGACCCCTTCGACGTCGGAAGCTTCGACGACTCCGGCAAGCGCCAATGAACAATTGCTGGCTCCCAGTCGAATCCCGGCCCCATCCCCAGGACGCCCTGTTTCCCGCGAGATCCCTGACCAGCTGCCCGCCAAGGAGGATCCCGTGGCTCGGGGAGTTATCGAAGAATCCCTAGCCGAAGAACTGTGTGTTCAATTCTGCACTGAGCTTTTGCCGCGGTATCCCCTGATTCTACCTCCGGTTCCCCTCTCTTGGCGCGCTTTACAGCGGCATCGCCCAGCGCTCTTCCGGGCGGTGCTGGCAACGGCTTCAAGCAGTTTTAAACCGAGCCTCTGGAAATCTTTGTTCCAAGATGCGGAGAGATATGTAATGGAGCAGGCCATGATCTTTGGTCGGAAGTCGCTCGATCTCATCCAGGCGGCATTGGTTCTCGCGACTTGGAGTCATCCCCCGGACAGGTTCCAAGACCTCAATTTTGGCCAGTTTGTCAATATTGCGGCGACCATGGTGATTGACTTACGGTCTTCGAATGACAAGCGGTATCAGATTCCGTCCTCTGACAGTGAGGCTGCGCAGACTGGGGAGTATCTCGAGGCAGCAAGAACCTTCTCTGCTTGCTACCTACTTTGCTCAAG TATTGCAATGGCGTTTCGTCGACCAAACACCCTTCGCTGGGGTTCCTGGGTGAGGGACTGTACAAACATCCTGGATCCTCGGTCAATTGCACACATTGGCGATCGTCGCCTCGCAGCATGGATCCGTCTTCAGAGACTGGCCGAAGAGAGTCTCACCATGGTTGGATTAGACGAGGGCTCATCGATCAACTTTTCAGACTCACGCACTCGCCTGATTCTCAAGGGAGGCTTCGAGCGAGTCAAGGAATGGAGACAAAACCTACCCGACGACATCATGACCG AAACCCTTGAAATACACCACTACATGATTCTCCTCAACTTTTGTGAACCCGGTCTCTACGATAACCACGAACTCCAAGACTTTCGACCGCCGTACGCCATCCACACGTTGCCCTCCACAGACGTCTTTACACGAGACTCGCCGCAGTTTGTCGACGCACGGATAGAGTGCTTAGATATTGCGCACAACCTGATCAACATGTTCCTCCGACTCGCGGGCGACGGTCTACGGCAAGTGCCGGTGATCGTCTTCACGAGGATGATGTACGCGGTCgttgtcatcatcaagctGGAGGTGTTTAACAGACCCTCTTCTGAGGTGGGATATATGTCAAAGGGGGATCACATGTCTGCGATTGACATGCTTCGTCGCATACTCGCATGCCTTGCGACTGCAGCTGATGGATCGCGGTTCCGTGTTCCAGCTACATTTCATGCTGTGCTTCAGAGGCTGTTGAGTCGATGTGGGGAGAGTTTCTCGCGGCTACACATGGGACAGGATGAAATCATTGAACCCTTGATGAACCTCCAAGTTGATGAGTCAAGACACGAGCGATCCATAACCCCTCCCGCAATCTCGAGACCACCGGCACCAGATCATCAAGTATTTGCTATTGACCCCGCTCTTCACAACATGGAGGTTCCTTCATTCCAGGATCCATCGACCCCATTCAACGATTTGTTTCAAAGTGCCCCGGATGATGCCGCGGCCATGATGTTTTGGAATAGTTTCCTTGGGGATGGGTATTTCCCGATGAACCCCGAGCAGGGCGGGTGTGATAATGGAATGATACACTATTAG